AGACTCACATCCGCCAAAACCGGCCGGCCGCCAAGCTCGACGCTGAGTTTCTGCACGCTCAGGCCGGCGGCCGAAGGCACCTCAGAAGGCATACTGGAGCATCAGCCAGTTGTTGTAGTGACCACGCATGGTGAGGGCTGGAAAGCACATGCTCCGGATCGCGAGCAAGAAATTACGGAAGCGGCGCATTTGGACCTCTTAGCGGATAATATTTAATGCCGCATGTTAGCGCCAAAATATGACAGAATGATGAAACTTTGATGAACTTTTTATGACAAGCGCAGTTTCTGTGCGAACTATGCTAGAACTTGGTTGTCGTGGAAATGGAGCCGGAGTCCTGCAGCGAGCGTGCAGTGCTTTTATTCCCCCAAGCTGTGCGCAAAGGTGGCAATGACTGGCAGGAAGCCAATGAACAGGATAAAAATAAAAGCGTAGGCAGAGCTCAGCAGGGCTACTCCGATGCTGCACTCCCAGAAACAGCCGAGGGTGAAGAGCAACCAGACGCTAAAGGCGATGGCAGCACTGTACTTTAATGCCTTGAGGAATTTGCGCTTTTCCGTTGCGTTCATCGAACCCTGCCAGTGCCGCTGATCCCGGGCTCCGGGACCCTTTACGCCCGTTGTTTCGATTGGTATGAAAAAAGGCCCTAGAAAGCATCCTAAGACCTTGTTTTGTATGGGGTGACTGATGGGGCTCGAACCCACGACAACCGGAATCACAATCCGGGGCTCTACCTACTGAGCTACAGTCACCGAAGAACGCTTATGATAGCGCTCCGCGTGCCGCTTTCGCAATATCCTCAGACTTCGGCTCAATCCCAGTTCAGCGCGCCGCCTGTCTGATATTCGGTGACCCGCGTCTCGAAGAAGTTCTTTTCCTTCTTCAGATCCATCATTTCGCTCATCCAGGGGAATGGATTCTGGATACCTTCCCACTGCGGTTTGAGGCCGATCTGACTCAGCCGCCGGTTGCCGATGAAGTGGACATAGTCCTTGAACATCGGTGCGTTCAGGCCAAGCACGCCGCGCGGCATGGTGTCATCGGCATAGGCGCATTCCAGCTCCACGCCGTGTCGAATGAGGCGGATGATTTCTTCCTGAAATTCCTCGGTCCACAAGTGCGGATTCTCGATTTTGATCTGATTGATCATATCGATACCAAAATTGCAGTGCATGGACTCGTCGCGCAGGATGTACTGGTATTGCTCGGCCGCGCCGACCATCTTGTTCTGCCGCCCCATGGCGAGGATCTGGCTGAAGCCCACATAGAAGAACATGCCTTCCATGATGGTAGCGAAGACGATCAGCGAGCGCAGGAGCAGCTGATCATTTTCTGTGGTCCCCGTCTTGAAATTCGGATCGGCGAGTACCTCGATGAAGGGAATGAGAAAATCATCCTTTGCGCGCACCGAGGGTACCTCATGGTACATATTGAAGATTTCGCCCTCGTCCAGACCCAGCGACTCGACGATGTACTGATAGGCGTGGGTGTGAATCGCCTCTTCAAAGCCTTGGCGCAGCAGATACTGGCGGCATTCCGGCGCGGTGATGTGGCGATAGGTACCCAGCACGATATTGTTGGCGGCAAGGCTGTCGGCGGTCACAAAAAATCCGAGATTGCGTTTGATGATGCGCCGCTCATCATCGCTTAACCCCTTGGGATCCTTCCATAGCGCGATGTCCCGCGCCATCTGCACTTCCTGCGGCATCCAGTGATTGGCGCAGGCCGCCAAGTACTTGTCCCAGGCCCATTGATACTTGAAGGGCACGAGCTGATTCACGTCGGCCTGGCCATTGATGATGCGTTTATCCTCAGCCCGCACACGGGCAAAGCTGTTGGCCTGGATGCCAATATCCCCTGCACCGGGCTTCTCGTGGTAAGCGGGCATGGTGACTTTTCTCGTGCTCTCGTCGTTGAATTCTAACATGTGGTTTATCTCCAATTTCTCGTCTTATTGGCAGGCTTCGCAGGTGGGATCGTCAATGGCACAAGCCTTGAGACTGCCCGGTACGGCATTCAGGGTGCCGGTCTGCACCGTCGATTTTTCGGCAGCCGTCGCGCCCAGGGACCGCAGGTAGTAGGTGGTCTTGATACCGCGGCGCCAGGCCAGACGATAGGTTTCGTCGATCTTCTTGCCAGAGGGCTGGCCAAAATACAGGTTCAGGCTTTGCGATTGGTCGAGCCATTTTTGCCGCCGCGCGCCCGCCTCGATGAGCCACTGCGGGTCCGTCTCGAAGGCGTTGGCGTATAGTGGCTTGAGCGCAGCGGGTATGCGATCGATGGGCAGAACCGAGCCGTCAAAGTACTTGAGATCGTTGACCATGACTTCGTCCCAAAGATCCAGACGCTTGAGATCTTCGACGAGAAACTGGTTGACCACGGTAAATTCGCCGGAGAGGTTGGATTTGACGTAGAGGTTCTGGTAGATCGGTTCGATTCCCTGGCTGACGCCAACAATGTTGGAAATGGTCGCTGTCGGGGCAATGGCTAGGCAGTTGCTGTTGCGCATGCCCGCGCGGACTTTCTCCCGCAGGCCTGACCAGTCGAGTTGCTGACTGCGGTCGACATCCACCCCTTCGCTGCGGCTCTGTGCCAGAATCTCGATACTATCGATCGGCAGTATCCCTTGGCTCCACAGCGAGCCCGGGAAACTTTGGTAGGCGCCGCGTTCCCGAGCGAGATCGGCCGAGGCATCGATGGCGTGGTAGCTGATCAATTCCTGGCTGATGTCGGCGAAGCGCACGGCTGCCGCAGAGGCATAGGGAATGCGCAGGGCGAGGAGGGCGTCGGAGAAGCCCATCAGCCCCAGACCCACGGGCCGGTGACGCAGGTTGCTATTGCGTGCCTTGCCGAGGGCGTAGTAGTTGATGTCGATGACATTGTCGAGCATGCGCATCGCCACCGCGATGGTCCGCGCCAATTTTTCGGTGTCGATGTAAGCGAGAATTTCCTCTGCATCCATTTCTGTGCGCAGCATGTCGGTGTTTTGCCCCGCAGGCAGGCGTAAATGGGCAAGCAGGTTGACTGACCCCAGATTGCAGACGGCAATTTCCTTGTCGCTGGTGTTGAGGGTGATCTCGGTGCAGAGATTGGAGCTATGTACCACACCAACATGCTGCTGCGGGCTGCGCAGGTTGCAGGGATCCTTGAAGGTGATCCAGGGATGCCCGGTCTCGAAGAGCATGGTCAACATCTTGCGCCAGAGCTGCAGCGCTGGAATGCGCTTGAAGAGGCCGATCTCGCCGGCATCGGCCATCCGCTCATAGGCCTCGTAGCG
The window above is part of the Acidithiobacillus acidisediminis genome. Proteins encoded here:
- a CDS encoding ribonucleotide-diphosphate reductase subunit beta produces the protein MLEFNDESTRKVTMPAYHEKPGAGDIGIQANSFARVRAEDKRIINGQADVNQLVPFKYQWAWDKYLAACANHWMPQEVQMARDIALWKDPKGLSDDERRIIKRNLGFFVTADSLAANNIVLGTYRHITAPECRQYLLRQGFEEAIHTHAYQYIVESLGLDEGEIFNMYHEVPSVRAKDDFLIPFIEVLADPNFKTGTTENDQLLLRSLIVFATIMEGMFFYVGFSQILAMGRQNKMVGAAEQYQYILRDESMHCNFGIDMINQIKIENPHLWTEEFQEEIIRLIRHGVELECAYADDTMPRGVLGLNAPMFKDYVHFIGNRRLSQIGLKPQWEGIQNPFPWMSEMMDLKKEKNFFETRVTEYQTGGALNWD